In the genome of Cydia strobilella chromosome Z, ilCydStro3.1, whole genome shotgun sequence, one region contains:
- the LOC134754166 gene encoding uncharacterized protein LOC134754166, whose product MDSPLSPNPDADINNLRSFYFKIENDVSCPSTLKNKTTLVKYTKLPDYDFDSKVCQSLKPRLRRIMEIDHPQLQTSRSLKLGAVSDSKMNSSTKRKVVSISENDEDRLTPHIGKVLQSSNRSSRTSLQDDKGAAQKIFLKSSQVKLGAQSTNRSSGTNPKDNKSSIHRNYLKSSNTDKSTRAMQASKLNIKTNNMTNKREHGSPKPILNSKQAIVSNNSLHDNVRSKSTKDKEQGRPVKSTPKPPRVNLSKNLVMPRESDEFVIAMNNDLDDHSNKTGSSKRVLEKNRFNSKSPPHNTVVKIVNKVSLGNPLPVIHVPLDNCYESEKKQLGLESVILVPVQQSVDCSTGIDQNFLLRDANVGTPPLPVMVHEETETSNNSTEVPQNVFDNLDIPNVTLIKDKSIFAKEEIVSFCSRSMPNLQTSPFKISPQKESCDDPVGSGKAKTYIIGRATFTYTTKQKINFHVVGSSDDSQSNQSPSPLAYPLNVVSLLKKNLNQCDISSEDRLINKSNNPNSCHKKVDELQALACPYVFNNNKLVKPSDLISTIRVNNGLLHNDYISEQFQRELHFIDSFFESLQYLENCSLSEKCLAEASSGNWVSKSRFDLKNSEYNSFLSKLERGAGVLANVDDIETMASKSLCLLNLLIRNEQRRAKNLLFVLKMREDALKDFTKSQIIWLENKKKQDNTDVSTLKKKQRGALLKLQHECGEMQRMRKALVTLSERRKAALMKTRNSIELKLKNHVDVEQILLGKKKLKRNISADRNVAPLKCFDLSSSGCEESSSSKPKETPVLLQELPPANSCAEKCVQTGDSISEPTETADRATDTAEDFVAVDGGYLNIIFQNLSLPQIFSCGKQYEVNEEALRKILESSNKCHLKDHCDSDVVENFMDKIRNRDSDRSSSASTAHSLVDEFDQYYKGLSDRSKSPADSPDPEHHAISQHNTQSRVYELSESCVQTMDINLDQNEKSSGENIESTVTENVKPVSSSETLTCDQICICDSSNPSLESEPLKNGDATVSLSQAGPLPVPPGAASPDPLITDGLNSSVTSFGSSIKSDLQSLDSVVSSSSSGYSEVEELRRQQLAIEREIKALEQQQNQPLVVREIPDKPPPPYTPPNNALAKTSRMFVLNDGLEDKIHRHIAHAEDFPYDPSDAFSVFIKDICEESLARQKQELSDQPWDACNLLPDKQELSTEKRGLKTISEAKQVLSGISPTVVSGVGAGAGAGGRRSDHIDDILFAEWRRCEPEWTSLHSEEAGVKAQVFESLFQKVLSETIDQYKQTVLGLITPDAMNENSFRKKIQPPKLGES is encoded by the exons ATGGATTCTCCACTATCGCCGAATCCTGATGCTGATATAAATAATCTGCgttcattttactttaaaatcgAAAACGATGTGTCGTGTCCAtccacattaaaaaataaaactaccttAGTCAAATACACCAAATTGCCGGACTACGACTTCGATTCAAAAG TTTGCCAATCATTAAAACCGCGGCTCCGTCGAATTATGGAAATAGATCACCCTCAACTGCAAACTAGTCGATCTCTCAAACTTGGCGCCGTGTCCGATTCCAAAATGAATTCAAGCACAAAACGAAAAGTTGTATCTATATCAGAAAATGATGAAGACAGACTTACTCCTCATATTG GTAAAGTTCTGCAGTCTTCAAATAGATCATCTAGGACATCCCTACAAGATGATAAAGGTGCAgcacaaaaaatttttttgaaatcAAGTCAAGTCAAATTAG GTGCACAGTCTACAAACAGGTCTTCTGGGACAAACCCGAAGGACAACAAAAGTTCAATACATAGAAACTATTTGAAATCAAGTAATACAGACAAAA GTACACGAGCAATGCAAGCATCAAAGTTGaatattaaaactaacaatATGACAAATAAGAGGGAACATGGTAGTCCTAAACCTATTCTGAACAGTAAACAAGCAATAGTTAGCAATAATTCTTTACATGACAATGTGAGAAGCAAAAGTACCAAAGACAAAG AACAAGGAAGACCCGTCAAAAGTACGCCTAAGCCGCCTAGAGTAAATTTAAGCAAAAATTTAGTAATGCCTCGTGAAAGTGATGAATTCGTTATTGCAATGAATAATGATTTGGATGATCATTCAAACAAAACAGGCTCTTCAAAACGTGTTTTAGAGAAAAACCGATTTAATAGTAAATCACCTCCACATAACACTGTAGTAAAAATAGTGAATAAGGTTTCGCTAGGAAACCCACTCCCAGTAATACATGTGCCTCTCGATAATTGCTATGAAAGTGAAAAGAAGCAATTAGGATTAGAAAGTGTTATATTGGTTCCAGTCCAACAATCTGTTGATTGTAGCACTGGTATAGATCAAAATTTCCTTCTTAGAGACGCAAATGTAGGAACCCCTCCACTGCCCGTCATGGTTCATGAAGAAACTGAAACCTCAAACAATAGTACGGAAGTTCCTCAAAATGTCTTTGACAATCTTGACATACCTAATGTTACACTAATAAAGGACAAAAGTATTTTTGCCAAAGAAGAGATAGTCAGCTTCTGTAGTCGCTCAATGCCTAATTTACAAACATCACCATTTAAAATAAGCCCACAGAAAGAAAGCTGTGACGACCCGGTTGGTAGCGGAAAAGCTAAGACTTACATAATTGGTCGAGCAACATTTACATACACaactaaacaaaaaataaacttcCACGTGGTCGGCAGCAGCGACGACAGCCAATCTAATCAATCGCCTAGTCCTTTAGCATATCCATTAAATGTGGTGTCTCTTCTAAAAAAGAATTTGAACCAGTGTGATATCAGTTCAGAAGATCGTTTAATCAATAAAAGTAATAACCCAAATAGTTGCCATAAGAAGGTTGATGAACTCCAAGCACTTGCTTGTCCTTACGTTTTTAATAACAACAAATTGGTCAAACCGTCAGATCTAATCAGCACAATTAGAGTTAATAATGGATTGTTACACAACGATTACATAAGTGAGCAGTTTCAAAGAGAGCTTCATTTTATAGATTCATTTTTCGAATCACTACAGTATTTAGAAAATTGTTCCTTATCAGAAAAATGTCTTGCTGAAGCTTCAAGCGGGAACTGGGTTAGCAAATCGAGGTTCGATTTAAAGAATTCAGAATACAACTCTTTCTTGTCGAAGCTAGAGCGTGGCGCTGGCGTTTTAGCGAATGTTGACGATATCGAAACAATGGCATCAAAAAGTCTTTGTCTG CTTAATTTACTAATTCGCAATGAACAACGGCGCGCCAAGAATTTACTGTTTGTTTTGAAAATGCGCGAGGATGCATTGAAAGATTTCACCAAGAGCCAGATTATTTGGTTAGAAAACAAAAAGAAGCAAGACAATACCGACGTGTCAACGTTGAAGAAGAAGCAACGAGGAGCGCTATTAAAGCTGCAGCATGAGTGCGGGGAGATGCAACGCATGCGCAAGGCGCTTGTCACCCTCTCCGAGAGGCGCAAGGCGGCTCTCATGAAAACCAGGAACAGTATCGAGTTAAAACTGAAGAACCATGTCGACGTGGAGCAGATTCTCCTAGgaaaaaagaaattaaagagAAATATTTCGGCCGACCGGAATGTAGCTCCTCTCAAATGCTTTGACTTGTCGAGCAGTGGTTGCGAAGAGAGCTCGTCGTCTAAACCCAAGGAGACGCCGGTACTTCTCCAGGAGCTTCCGCCCGCGAACTCTTGCGCTGAGAAGTGCGTCCAGACGGGGGACAGCATCAGCGAGCCCACCGAGACCGCTGACCGGGCGACAGATACAGCAGAAGACTTCGTCGCTGTTGACGGCggatacttaaatataatctttCAGAATCTCTCCTTGCCGCAAATCTTTAGTTGTGGGAAGCAATACGAAGTCAACGAGGAAGCCTTGAGGAAAATTCTGGAATCATCTAACAAGTGTCACCTTAAAGACCATTGTGACAGTGATGTTGTGGAAAATTTCATGGATAAGATTAGGAACCGTGACTCAGATAGGTCTTCCTCGGCGTCGACTGCCCACAGTCTCGTAGATGAATTCGATCAGTACTACAAGGGGCTGAGTGACCGTAGTAAGTCGCCAGCGGACTCTCCTGATCCTGAACACCATGCTATAAGTCAGCATAACACTCAATCGCGTGTATACGAACTTTCAGAGTCATGTGTACAAACAATGGATATTAATCTGgatcaaaatgaaaaatctagTGGAGAGAATATTGAAAGTACCGTTACTGAGAATGTGAAACCTGTGTCAAGCTCAGAAACTTTGACATGTGACCagatttgtatatgtgactccTCAAACCCTTCTCTAGAATCAGAACCGTTGAAGAATGGTGATGCAACGGTGTCCCTGAGCCAAGCTGGCCCTCTGCCAGTGCCACCAGGCGCGGCGTCTCCCGACCCACTCATTACAGATGGCTTAAACTCTTCAGTCACAAGTTTTG GCAGCAGCATCAAGAGCGATTTGCAGAGCCTAGACAGCGTcgtgtcgtcgtcgtcgtcgggCTACAGCGAGGTGGAAGAGCTGCGCCGGCAGCAGCTGGCCATCGAGAGAGAG ATAAAAGCTTTAGAGCAGCAACAAAATCAGCCACTAGTCGTCCGAGAGATACCCGACAAGCCGCCACCTCCTTACACGCCACCCAACAACGCCCTAGCCAAAACTTCACGTATGTTCGTTCTGAACGACGGTTTAGAAGATAAAATACATCGGCACATAGCACACGCAGAAGACTTCCCTTATGATCCTAGCGACGCGTTCAGCGTTTTTATAAAAGATATTTGCGAAGAATCCCTAGCGAGACAAAAACAGGAGCTAAGCGATCAGCCATGGGATGCGTGTAACTTGTTGCCGGACAAGCAAGAACTCAGCACAGAGAAGAGAGGACTGAAAACTATAAGTGAAGCCAAACAAGTGCTGTCTGGTATTTCGCCGACTGTGGTTTCag